GGTGCCTTCTCCCACTGTGTACAAGGATCCTGAATGATTCTGAAAGCGACAGAAGGTATTACTTCTTCTCCTCTCAGAAACAATAACACCAattctcagtgtctctctctgtcacacacacacacatacaccagttCTGAGTGAGAACAGAAGATTTACTTTACCTTACCGCAATTAGGGAAATACAACCAGCAGCATACTTGTAGTATAGTACAATAATGTTTAACTGATCTTACATCATTCACTGTCTCCACAGCGCTTGAGGAGCCTTCTCTCACTGCCTGCATGGGCCCAGGAGGAACCTGTGATATATTATTCTTGCCTCTCTCAGAGTCAATAACACTGTCACTAATTATAATAAAAAAACAGATGCATCTTTACACAAAATGGCCCACACAGCAAGGTGTTATTACAGAGGTAAGTTATTTGGCCAATAGAGGTCTACAAGGTTTGGGCATATTCCTATTTCCCTTTTAACGACTGTGGTAAGAATGAATGAATGTGAAACAGACAAGAATCTTGTCATTGTCCCAAACCTGAGACCTGCATATCAACTCCAAACTCATGAAAGTCACATTGTCCAGCATGCTTTTGCGGTGCGATAGGTAGCATGACTTCAGGAATgcgttgcaaaacattttagtgcccTCCTTGATAGCGGAGATGCATTTTTTACGTCAAGTTAATTTTGTGCAATTCTCCTAATTTTACCTTGGGGCGGAGAGGAAAATTGGTTGTTTTacagcttatttcctgcaattttacTAATTTTGCAATTagaccagattttttttttttgcagtttttaatGTGATAGCAGACTAACCCCAGGACGGTAATTCAACCATGATGTCAAGATTATATAATTGGCCGATAAACTAATTTAGCTATCTAAAAAAATGTTAGTTGATAAAGGCTAATTGACTGACTTTCTGTGCCTGATATAACAAGAAAACTGCTAATGCACTATCCTAACTCGCAACAGTTAACCTAGAATGAACCGAGGGCCTCATCCCTCCATAGACAATGTTCTATATGGCACTATAATGACAGCCTCTCTTCACTCACCAACTACTCTAAAAGCAAGTCACAATATTGTAACGTGTGGACTAGAATAGCCGAGTTATGCATAAATCTGTGATTTTCAGAGTATCTAGATAGTTACCTAATCATTCTCTTGCAGTTCTTGGTCATTACTCAACACCTGAGAGAAAAAAATGTGGTTTTGAACAGTCTCTACTCTCTTCATTTTTATTTTGTCGGATAGCCCAATGCTTGTTTGGAGTCAGTCGGTTAAATGTAAAGTTGTGTCGTCTGGAGTCTGATCCGGAGTATGGTACACAACAATAAAACTAACATATATGCAATCTAAACATACTTCAGTGCAACATCAAAAACATTTTGATCATTTTTGATTGACATTACATCTTTCGGACTTCAGCACATTTCTTCAGATTGTATTGAAGAAAGCTCAGGGCCCCTTTGAGaaagatgttttatttaactctctgtatCTACTACCatgacattctctctctcctccctgggcCAGGAAATGTGGGTTATTTCCTGCTTAGGAGAAGGAATGCATACTGGAATTGGGTAAGTGAAACCTATTGTATGTGCTCAGCTTTTTGTAAGCCCTGTGAGGCACATAGATCGGGGAACTGCTGAACATAAACACCATTGTTTGCAAGGACGTTTGGTTTGGACCAATTACATAACCATCATTACTGCATTACACTAATAGCATGATTGCATCACCTTCCTCTTCGTCAACAACAGATCTCCTTGTTCCTCAATCGGGATGCAGAGCCTGATCAAGAATATCACATAAAAGGTGAGAAAATTAGTAGTGGATGGACAGAGTCCTGGTGAAGAATGTGGatttaaaacgttttttttgttGATTGACTTGAGTTTCACGTCTTGTGTTTTTCAAAAGTTATTGTTGTGTATTTGATTTTCTGAGTTATTGAGTGTCCTATGTTTTGCTTTGAAGTGGGTCCAATTGTATGAAATCAAATACCTCTTCTCAGAGGCTATCAAAGCATTTACCCACAGCAATTATGTAAAAATGTACATCAACAAAAATGCTTCTGTTTTTcgatcaattattattattattttttttaaacaatcatGCATGGAAACATGTCATCGGGTCTAACTGTCGTCTCGTGCTAAACTACGCCTGTGCAtgccgtcaaatcaaaggcatGCCTTCCGTTTGTCACCTTCACGAGGTTGACATAATAACtggttcaactacttaagacatttgCTAGGTTGTGCCTTTACACTTGGAGAAAATTAAGAACCAAGGAAGAATATTTAACTTCTCGAACAGCAAACCACGGACTTCTCTTGGAAGTCCtgcgatgttgcgcctctgggtttagaaactgtgGTCGTACGTTTTCACCCTTCCTTAAAGTTTCTCAGTTTTCACCCCGCCCAATAGGTGGCGgcacacattttgttgttgtagtcAGTAAATACAAACTTACAGAAGAAGAAGCTGCACCCAATCTTGCTCCAGAGCTGTGTTGATCACGGTTATTTCCCTGCGACAGAGAGAACGTAGCGAAGCAATCATCATGCCTATGTTTTTGGTGAATACTAATGTGGCTAAGAGTGACATTCCTCCTGCTCTGTTGTCTGAGGCAACACATGAACTGGCCAAAGCGATGGGCAAACCTGTGCAGGTGAGTCTTCCAAAGTTGGCACAGCAAAGCCCCCAGCCCCTGTTGTAGATAGCTAATTTTCGTTAATTTGATGCTGATGCGTTTTTCTGCGGTGAGATTAAATTGTAGGGAACCTTTGTTGCAGTTGAGACCCATTTGGCATCCCAATACAAAACTGTTATAAAATCGGCCATGCGCAGATCTTCTTCCTAAAATGGAACACGAGATTCGTGCTgcaggtcaaatcaaatgttattggtcacgtacatggttagcagatctaattgcgagtgtagcgaaatgcttgtgcatctagttccgacagtgcagcaatatctaacatgcaATATCTAATATCATAGCAATatctaatctaacaattccacaataaCTAccgaatacacacaaatgtaagtaaaggaatggaataagaatacataaatataaatatatggatgagcaatgacagaggcataggctaagatgcaatagatggtatacaatccagtatatacagttgagatGAGTGAtctaagatatgtaaacattaataaagtggcattattaaagtgactagtgatccatttattaaagtggccaatgatttcaagtctgtatgttggcagcagcctctctgtgttagtgatggctgtttaacagtctgatggccttgagatagaagctgtttttcagtctctcgtcccatctttgattcacctgtactgacctcgccttctggatgatagcggggtgaacaggcagtggctcgggtggttgttgtccttgatgatctttttggccttcctgtgacatcatgtGCTATTGGTGTCCTGGAGGCcaagattgaatatgtccgtaaacacacgagccagctggtctgcgcatgctctgaggatgcggctagggatgccgtctgggccggcagccctgcgagggttaacacgttttaaatgtcttactcactgtACTTGTAATAGGTCCAGGACAGGAATACTGTAAATCAAACAACTAGTTCTTATTTACTAAAGGTTTACTTGTGCAATTTCACTGCCATGGTTGGAATTTTTATCGTGCTGTAATCACGTGATTTTTCACATGATTGTTCCAGCTCCCACTCATTGTacgctctgttttctctctgtgtctcgctctctctctcagtaccttGCTGTGCACATCGTCCCAGACCAGTTGATGATGTTTGGGGGGAAAGGAGACCCTTGTGCCCTCTGCTCCCTTCACAGCATTGGGAAGATTGAAGGAGCTCAGAAACAGTACTCTAAACTACTGTGTGGACTGCTCAACAAACACCTGGGCATCTCCCCTGACAggtaatggacacacacacacacacagagtaaaatCCACATGAAACGTTCATACACTAACACTCCTCTTGTGTCTCAGGATTTACGTGAACTTCTTTGACATGGAGGCAGCGAACGTGGCCTGGAACAACTCTACTTTTGGTTGAGCAAGGGATCTAAATTTCAATGGGAGCTGAACCCTCCTTTCCCCTACACCTTAATGGTATTATAGCACTAGAGTAGGCTATGGAGAGATGAGCAGAGATGCCTTGTTGCTGGGCTGATGTAGAGCGTTATTGATAAATGCACTTAAAATGGACCCTTGCTTTATAACAGACCCTTGATTTGCACTGGACCCTTGGCTTTGATACTACAATAAAGTGATTCCCCTTAATCACAACTTGTTCTGTTTTCCCCGTGTTTTTGACATTTTTTACAGACCGGATGCTTTTCACTGCCATTAATTGAGAACATGCCATAAAGCAGTCTAATTTGACCTCACACAGACAATCTATTGTGTTCAATTGCTAGGTAAAGATTGGTGTATTCACACTCCAAGTGCACTATACAAACAACCATGAACAGGCGAAGACCGCTAGCTGGGAATTTACTTTTGACACGTTTTGTCATATCTGTGATGCCATGCATCTGTTCTAGGGTTCAATCAGAGTCAATAGATAGGTATCAAAATACATTGGATACTGTTCTGAATTGAGAAGCTAGTACTGATATTACACGCATAACTCCCGCTCTTGTGGTAGGAAGTATGTTGCCATTGGTGGATAAAAATAACTTCAGCAGCCACACGCAATTCTAATGGCCACAGTTGTCTATCGTCGAGTATCATTGTGAAGGTCAACCGCCTGTGCTGAAGACCAATCGTATACCTCAGTGGGACCAATACGTCTTGCTTCAAGTAAACTTACAACCATACCGGTTTTCATGGTGAACACAAATTATGGCAAAGCTTCCGTACCAGCTGCACTTCTATCTGAAGCTACGGTGGAACTGTCCTAAGCTATGGGAAAACCAGGACCTGAGGTGAGTTTCAAAATCCATTGGCAATAATTGTTACTGTAAAGAACCCATTTCAAGTACAGGGTTGCATACTGTCTCTCAACTTTTCCATAACTCACAAACATGTAATAGGGATTAATAAACTAAATGGAACTAAAATATATAGCTATAATCTGTACCTAAAACAATGTAGGACCAACGCCAGCTCTTAGAATTGAGGGACATTTGAGAAAAATGCTGTGACTGAGGCCACACcccactcacatgcacacataaTCAAAACTGTTTTAAGTGTAGCAGTGTAAAGCTACATTTCCTGCTTTAAGGAGTAAAATTGAAGTAACCATCCATTCCTATTTTCTTGGTGAACACAAATATAGCCAAGACTGCTGTCCCAGTGGCACTTCTTTCAGAAGCAACAGAAGAACTGGCCAAAGCCATGGGGAAAAAATGGCAGAGTTAACTTGGAAACATATAGAGAAATGACATTATAATACAACATTGCAGGGTTATACTCACAATTATATTAAATTACTAATATGTAATTCTATGGTTATATTGTTGTTATATTGCAGTTCTTTGTTGCTCCCATCGTGCTAGATCAGCTGATGACATTCGGGCGAAAGACCGCCCCCTGTACATACTGCTCCCTCCACAGTATTGGAGCTATAAGTGAGGATCAGAACCTGCAGTACTCCACACTACTCTGTGGACTGCTCAACAAACACCTTGGAATTTCCCCCCTGTACAGAACCAACACATTCACTCTACAGAAGTCAGCCTCTCGCTcgcactctctttctcacacacacacacacacacacacacacacacacacacacactgacccaagCTGATCCATCTCTCTGTTTCAGGATCTACATGAACTTCTTTGAAATGGTGGTGCAAAACTTGGTGTGGGACAAGACAATGTTCAAAGTTTTCATTGAGGCTTATCATGCCAAGAAATGAAAGAAGAACTGAAGACGTCTGGTCAATGAATGACATAGCAAAACTGCACACAAATTACCTTTGCTCTAATGTTACAATAAATAGTAGAACCTCTATCTGAAGCCACGGAAGAACTGTCCAAGGCTATGGAAGTACCAGCTAAGGTGAGTCTGAGAATCTCTATTTCAATTCTATGTTGAGAATCTAGAAGGTCTTTGCTACAGTAAAGGCATGTTTTATACTGTCTAGGGTTCAATCAGAGTCAATAGAGTGAgagagtctctgtctctcatagcTCTTCAGCATAGGTAGTTCATTGAAATATGAACTCGAGGGAATTAACTTTCATGGAACAATCTAGATAATAGGTCATCTATTGATTATAGATGCTGCATCCAATAAAAAAATGGTGTAGCTATTTGTTTTATTGCCCTATGTTGTGCGTCAACACGAGTTGATAATGATAATTTTAGAACAAAGACATAATATATGATGGATATAGTGTCATGTCTCCCATTTTTTCTGCAATCAGTTCTGCGCAATCACCTAAGCATGATGATCCTCTTGACGGCATGtcccatttctacaatttatcttcttaaaatgtgatttttaaacctaaccctaaaaacACAGCTAAATGTATggctaatcctaaccttaaacaaAGACCaaagctcatttttgttttcatacatttttacgataCGGCCATTTGaaatttgtggctgtggtaactagtggaaaccaatGTAAACACGAGCTAGCTGCTACTTTGAATACAGTCCGCAAATATTACACCATTTGTGGCACTGGGATGAGAGATTGAACGTTTCCGGCTAGCAGATTGACAACGTTTGGCAAGTAATAAAATCATTTTCCTTCGAGTCAAATTAAGACGCTACCGTTATACCCCTGTGTTAtagctatgtagctagctagccaagttaGTTCAACATTAGCTAATGCTAGCAAGGCAAGCTGGACAAAATTCACAATTTGTGGCACTGGTATGAGAGATTGAACGTTTCTGACTAGTCGATTGACAACGTTTGGCAAGTAATAAGATTATTTTTCTTCGAGTCAAATTAAGATGCTATCGTTATACCCCTGTGTTAtagctatgtagctagctagctaaattagttCAACATTAGCTAATGCTAGCAAGGCAAGCTGGACAAAATTCAGCCATCTAGCTAGTTAAGTACCTAACGCCAGTATCTCTGGTAGTACTTTTGGTCTACATGAAAGAGTAATAACTAACAATTACAACAATTTCCAGATAGCTATTTTGCTGGCCTGAATGGCTATTCGTCGCTGATATTCCCTGTTTCTCTGGCAAGATGACAGTCCACACTGCAGGGTCACCCTTATCATCATGTATTTGACAGTTTGTCCCTGTTTCCAGGTGTACTCCCTGGGTACTGGTGTAATCTGGAAGCTACGTGCCAGTTTCCCAGCTTGTTGAACTCACTGGGAGGCAAGGCAACTGTGACGTTTGGAAGGGAAGTGGGGTTTATTTTCCAGTGTTCAGCTGATGCTGTTGCAGCTATGTCAGAAGCCATCCTCACCTTCCAGTACCAACTCAGTGGCGTTATGGAAACAGTCCTCAAAACCGCCATGCATGAGATCACTCGGCTGGTGAAGGAAGGCTTCCTGGAGGAAGTGACACGGAGCAAGCAGGAAGTGGACATCTTGAGGATGAAGCTGCAGCAGTGGGAGCAgaaatggagggacagagaggaggagaggaagagggaagttgaagagaaagagcagagaaagaagagggaagcGAGAGAGCCGATGGGGATGTGTGTGAGTTGCAGTTGTACTGGAGACACTGAGAAAGGAGAGGCTCTGTCAGGTAAGTGAGGagagatgcacgcacacacacacccctgataTAGGATCTCTTACTTGTTTTTTTCCCATCCTCAGGAGCAGAGGAAGGTTGTGTTATCAAACAGGAGGAGATGTTCCAGTCAGAGGGACCCAACActctcccagagagagagggtccaCAGGAAACGGACATGTCCAGCTCTTCCTGTGTCTCTGAAAGGATGGAAGAGAGGGAAGCCCATGTGGTCCACATCAAACAGGAGCCCAATGACTGGGGGGATCTAGTATCCCAGATGGTCACATCCACAGATACTACCATAATGAGCCTGAGTCGTCTGGAGAGATTGAGTGCCCATGCTGGGGCATGGACCAGTGAGCCTCAGCCTCAACTTCCAGCACCATGGACCAGAGAGCCTCTACCTCCAGCACCATGGGCCAGGGAGCCACCACCGCTACCTCCAGAACCAACACCATGGACCAGGGAGAAGCAGCACGTACTCCCAGGGTCAGGTATACCCACCCAGGCAACAGAGTGTGCTGTGGGAGCCCTGGACTCCAGTCCCTATGGTCTCAGCAACAACACAATGGCACAGCCTGGGGTCAAACCCTACAGCTGCCCACACTGTGAAAAGAGCTTCCCTCAGCTACGAAACCTGAAAGACCACCAGAAGTACCACCACACAGGGAAAAAGGCCTTCACCTGCTCCCAGTGTGGTAAGGGCTTTGTGTACATGTGCCACCTCAGGGTACACATGCAGTGCCACACAGGGGAGAGGCCATTCAGCTGCTCTCAGTGCGGTAAGAGCTTTGTCTACCTGTGCAACCTGAAGTCCCACCAGCAgtatcacacaggagagaaaccgcaCAGCTGCtctcaatgtgggaagagcttcagcCTTCAGAGTGGCTTGAAGAAACACAGGGTCATTCACTCAACAGAGAGGCCTTACCACTGCACGAACTGTGGGAATAGATTCTATTCTAGAGCAGACCTGAAAAGACATGAACAGATTCATGCAGCAAGGTAGAACTTtgagatgaagctggttgatttAGAAAATCTGAGTGAAGAAAATAACAGCACACGTGTACTATGTTCAATGTATTTGTAGTTACTGATGCATTTCATGTTGAGAGGAATAAAACCCTTAATGAAGAAATGATTCTTATCCTTAAATGATTTGTCAAACGTGTCATTAACTGTTACATACAAAAACAGGTATATTAAAAGTAAAGTAGCCATGTCTGACCCAGAACGGCCCATAGATATCATACGCaggcaaataaatacatttggtaCAGCGCTTCAGACAGCTGTCTCAGAGAATATGTTGAATTCCAAAGATTCTAGACGAGATTTCAACAAAAAGATTTAGGAGTTCTGCGCAATTGTATTGGCAGTATGATCACCTCGATGCCACAGATCGGGAGGTGGAGCCGCAGGACCTCTCCTCAGCTAGTTCGCTGTTAGCTTATTATGTTAGCTAGTACCTGGCTTTGTTACGTCTGTACTACAGGCTATGAGAGATTTGACGTTTGTAACTAGCTGATTTGTTGacgcacaacaacaacaaccaacgtCTAGGAAGTGGTAataatattttagatttgagtcAAATGGTTGGAAAGTTGTTACTACATTGTTCATATACAGTCATTGGTTATTAAAGTTAGCTTAGCTAAGCAGCTAGCAAGCTTGAGAAATGCATTATTTGGTACGCCTAATCACAGGCAAAAATGGATGTATGGGTTCATTAATTTGTTAGTTACACGCATGTTGCTGGGCTAAATCATTGGTAAGTGAGCTTCCTATACTGGAAAGATATTTGGGACATATCACGACCACATTTGGTGTATTTGACAGCTTGCCCTTGTTTCCTGGAGGAAGATTCCTGACTGGGCAGCGGTGTGATCTGGAGGAGGCTAAATCAAAGTCTTTCCAGTATAGTGACCCAAACTGGGAAACAACGGTAGGAAGCTCAGCCAAAGAAGACTGTCTGTACTCTGGGACTGGTACCAATAAGGGAAGTGGGATTGATTTGCCAGTGTTGAGTTGATGTTTTTGCAGCTATGTCTGAGGCCATCCTCAACTTCCAGTACCAGCTCAGTGGCGTCATGGAAACAGTCCTCAAAACTGCCATGCATGAAATCACTCTATTGGTGAAGGATGGCTTCCTGGAGGAAGTGACACGGAGCAAACAGGAAGTGGACGTCTTGAAGGAGAGGCTgcagagatggagggacagagaggaggagtggagggggatgtgtgtgagatgtggtTGTGCTGGAGACACTGAGGAGAAAGTAGAGGCTTTGTCAGGTGAGTGTTTTTTCACAACTGAAATTTCCCCTCTGGGATTGATTAGGTATTCATCTGTCTAATTACCATGGTTATACCATGTTGATAGTTTAGACAGAGGTAACAGagctgtaacctgtatagtctgaCATGCACATCATGAATACTATCACTGGTTCTGGTATTTCCTCAGCAGCAGAGGGTTATGATATTAAACAAGAGGAGATTCTCCAGTCAGAGGGGCTCGTTGCTCTGAGGGAGGCCCATGAGGTCCATGTCAAAGAGGAGGCCGATGCACAGGGAGACTGGGGGGATATGGTAAGCCTAACAATCCCATACACCGAAGCCCCCCATAGTGACCTTGGTTTGTCTGCACCATGGGCCAGTGAGCCCCAGCCTCTATCAACACCATGGACCAGTGAGGAGCAGCCTTCACACCCAGGGTCAGTAATACCAGCCCAGGGGAtagagagctctatgggcccCCCTGAGTCCATGTGCCACCTGAGAATCCATATGCAGTGCCACACGAGGGAGAGGCCGTACAGCTGctctcagtgtgggaagagcttcagcCATCAGAGCGTCTTGAAGAGACACAGGGCCTATCACACCGGAGAGAGGCCTTACCAGTGCACGGACTGTGGGAAAAGATTTATCGCTAGAGCGGACctgaaaaaacatgaacaaatcCATTCAAGGTAACATTGGACAACATGTTTTGGAGTACTCGTGTACCAGGGAGAATTAGTTTGCTTGCTAGTCAGCAAAGGTTAACTCACACTGTtcctgttttttatattttccagGGGCATCTGTACCATTTCCAAGGCAAAACTGACGAAGGGAGTTCAAGATAATGAAGATTACGCTGCGCCAGTTCCTGTTACATCAAGAACTGGAAGGATTATTCCACTGGCATTATTAGTGAGTTTGAAATTAGCTGAAACTTCTTACACATCGGCCAGGGTTTGTTGTAAAGCAAAGTAGCTAGCTATATCTCCACTTGGTCAGTTAACTTACTGTGCATTTCTTTATTCCTAATAGGCATCAGTAAGACAGGCCCATAAGCAGCTTGGGGAGGACCTAAAATGGAGATTCGGCCCAAATGACTGGTATGCACTTTATTAACAAGGCTGTAGTGATACTGCTCTTTGAAAATATGCTTGGTTTCTTAGTTTGATTTATACTTACAGGGATATTTCACCCTGTaggcagtctatggacaaggtatgacggcaatacatgctttggtttagtttagtttccctggcactgcCTCCCATGCtaacattttagcatttgtggcacaaatcccatacAAGTCATGGGACCGGTATTAGTATTTTTCGCGCATCATGTTCACAAACAATTTTAGATACTTTCGTATGATTGGGCATGTGTGAAATATGCTAATAtcgtcccatgacttgaatgggatttgtgccacaaatgctaaaacattaGCATGTGTAACAGTTCCAGGGAAACttaaccaaagcatggattgctgtcataccttgtctatagactgcttacagggtaaggaaaccaatatgtaattttgtattttgggtgaactatccctttaaatatTCCATGGGTTCTTTTCAGTTGGTTGCACCATTGCAGACAAAGTTTCAAATTCAATTTGAAACTTTGCTTATCCTGCCTAGAGTGTCAAGTGGGTgaggtttgcacttttgggatgTTTTGATTTCATATAGTATAGTCAAGTTTATTACATGATCATCACACTCGTATTTCTTTCAATAATCACAACATTATGGTTTTTCAGCTTCAGGTCCCCTCATAATGAGGAGGTGACCAAAGCAGTGATGCAGATTGTAAAGGATGGAGGCAAAAACTGGGGTCCCGACAGCCTCATCAGAAGTGAGTCTTAGCTTTAGTAGCTACCGTATGGTATACATTTACAGAATGTAACAATGTAAAGAATCCATATCTCTTCAAAAATATATTGTTAGTATGTAATGTCGTCTCCTGCTGCAGCAGCCTTCCAGGTAttccagtcaattgaaataaatgcattaggccctcaTCTATGGATCTCACATGActggggtgcagccatgggtgggcctgggagggcataggcccacccacttggcaggggagcctggcccagccaatcagaattacttttttccccacaaaggagCTTTATTAGAGAAAGAAATACTCCTTAGCACCCccccctcag
This genomic stretch from Oncorhynchus tshawytscha isolate Ot180627B linkage group LG21, Otsh_v2.0, whole genome shotgun sequence harbors:
- the LOC112220787 gene encoding zinc finger protein 629 translates to MSEAILTFQYQLSGVMETVLKTAMHEITRLVKEGFLEEVTRSKQEVDILRMKLQQWEQKWRDREEERKREVEEKEQRKKREAREPMGMCVSCSCTGDTEKGEALSGAEEGCVIKQEEMFQSEGPNTLPEREGPQETDMSSSSCVSERMEEREAHVVHIKQEPNDWGDLVSQMVTSTDTTIMSLSRLERLSAHAGAWTSEPQPQLPAPWTREPLPPAPWAREPPPLPPEPTPWTREKQHVLPGSGIPTQATECAVGALDSSPYGLSNNTMAQPGVKPYSCPHCEKSFPQLRNLKDHQKYHHTGKKAFTCSQCGKGFVYMCHLRVHMQCHTGERPFSCSQCGKSFVYLCNLKSHQQYHTGEKPHSCSQCGKSFSLQSGLKKHRVIHSTERPYHCTNCGNRFYSRADLKRHEQIHAAR
- the LOC112220786 gene encoding uncharacterized protein LOC112220786 isoform X1, whose translation is MSEAILNFQYQLSGVMETVLKTAMHEITLLVKDGFLEEVTRSKQEVDVLKERLQRWRDREEEWRGMCVRCGCAGDTEEKVEALSAAEGYDIKQEEILQSEGLVALREAHEVHVKEEADAQGDWGDMVSLTIPYTEAPHSDLGLSAPWASEPQPLSTPWTSEEQPSHPGSVIPAQGIESSMGPPESMCHLRIHMQCHTRERPYSCSQCGKSFSHQSVLKRHRAYHTGERPYQCTDCGKRFIARADLKKHEQIHSRGICTISKAKLTKGVQDNEDYAAPVPVTSRTGRIIPLALLASVRQAHKQLGEDLKWRFGPNDCFRSPHNEEVTKAVMQIVKDGGKNWGPDSLIRKACNRAYEYWKAQGKIELEGSVAVIKKKKILTSRRSRLFQKRVKVGGELLAPEDLDFLVGADPNFMSDEESDAEDKFTYHVLPPRWRCSRLTQIVRLCQITLDDNRLKGVEPKSARSRKLQGGRFTPRHPPKGEAKQVYVNKNDK
- the LOC112220786 gene encoding uncharacterized protein LOC112220786 isoform X2, encoding MSEAILNFQYQLSGVMETVLKTAMHEITLLVKDGFLEEVTRSKQEVDVLKERLQRWRDREEEWRGMCVRCGCAGDTEEKVEALSAEGYDIKQEEILQSEGLVALREAHEVHVKEEADAQGDWGDMVSLTIPYTEAPHSDLGLSAPWASEPQPLSTPWTSEEQPSHPGSVIPAQGIESSMGPPESMCHLRIHMQCHTRERPYSCSQCGKSFSHQSVLKRHRAYHTGERPYQCTDCGKRFIARADLKKHEQIHSRGICTISKAKLTKGVQDNEDYAAPVPVTSRTGRIIPLALLASVRQAHKQLGEDLKWRFGPNDCFRSPHNEEVTKAVMQIVKDGGKNWGPDSLIRKACNRAYEYWKAQGKIELEGSVAVIKKKKILTSRRSRLFQKRVKVGGELLAPEDLDFLVGADPNFMSDEESDAEDKFTYHVLPPRWRCSRLTQIVRLCQITLDDNRLKGVEPKSARSRKLQGGRFTPRHPPKGEAKQVYVNKNDK
- the LOC112220788 gene encoding macrophage migration inhibitory factor yields the protein MPMFLVNTNVAKSDIPPALLSEATHELAKAMGKPVQYLAVHIVPDQLMMFGGKGDPCALCSLHSIGKIEGAQKQYSKLLCGLLNKHLGISPDRIYVNFFDMEAANVAWNNSTFG